A section of the Kribbella sp. HUAS MG21 genome encodes:
- the dtd gene encoding D-aminoacyl-tRNA deacylase, translating to MRAVVQRVSQASVSVDGAVVGAIEEPGLLVLLGVTHDDTPEQAAALAAKIWTLRILRDERSAADEQAPILAISQFTLYADTRKGRRPSWSAAAPGPVSEPLYDAFCTALEALGAKVERGVFGANMQVALTNDGPVTLILDA from the coding sequence ATGAGAGCCGTAGTGCAGCGAGTCAGTCAGGCGTCGGTCAGCGTGGACGGCGCGGTGGTCGGGGCGATCGAGGAGCCGGGGCTGCTGGTCCTGCTCGGCGTCACCCACGACGACACCCCCGAGCAGGCGGCCGCGCTGGCCGCGAAGATCTGGACCCTGCGCATCCTCCGCGACGAACGCTCCGCCGCCGACGAGCAGGCGCCGATCCTCGCGATCAGCCAGTTCACCCTGTACGCCGACACGCGCAAGGGCCGCCGCCCGTCCTGGAGCGCCGCGGCCCCGGGCCCCGTCTCGGAGCCGCTGTACGACGCGTTCTGCACCGCCCTGGAAGCGCTCGGCGCCAAGGTCGAGCGCGGCGTCTTCGGGGCGAACATGCAGGTCGCGCTCACCAACGACGGCCCGGTCACGCTGATCCTCGACGCCTAG
- a CDS encoding choice-of-anchor P family protein produces the protein MASTIALTSGSASASPVFGYSGYSYGTDVQSGLANSGPQVVSKFGCTTDATKSDKNDLATANVNDQAIARTVKTDTHAFNNKSGTGVTSTATAADIKLGTLLRLTGVKTTTTAKYSKGQLSYTGSTTFAGVQIGAISVPSLLNPKPNTKVAVPGLGYIVLNRVGGVKTASGIYSYAQAVVLHATVKNQYIPQGVDVAVLKTRAEISKPATALVIGDAYGTKAQADKLVVSGPTSLQTTCQGTEGKTVKVAVGELNIPKVAYVGGVYTTKNGAIGTDKSYINFTSHVAGVKVGNLSIGAVESSASAWKTKDGKAGVSSSSSIASIKVGNKTYPVKTGENQTLEIPGVAKLTFNQVMRQKRYISVNALVVDVYSLNTKVIVGHSAAGVVG, from the coding sequence GTGGCTTCTACGATCGCGCTGACCTCGGGTTCGGCATCCGCCTCGCCGGTTTTCGGATACAGCGGTTACTCGTACGGCACCGACGTCCAATCCGGTCTGGCGAACAGCGGCCCGCAGGTGGTCAGCAAGTTCGGCTGCACCACAGACGCGACGAAGTCTGACAAGAACGACCTCGCCACGGCGAACGTGAACGACCAGGCGATCGCGCGCACGGTGAAGACCGACACGCACGCGTTCAACAACAAGAGCGGCACGGGTGTCACCAGCACCGCGACGGCCGCCGACATCAAGCTCGGCACGCTGCTCCGGCTGACCGGTGTGAAGACCACCACCACGGCCAAGTACTCGAAGGGCCAGCTGTCCTACACCGGCAGCACCACCTTCGCGGGTGTCCAGATCGGTGCGATCTCGGTGCCGTCGCTGCTCAACCCGAAGCCGAACACCAAGGTCGCCGTTCCGGGCCTCGGCTACATCGTGCTGAACCGCGTCGGTGGCGTGAAGACCGCGTCCGGCATCTACTCGTACGCGCAGGCGGTCGTGCTGCACGCGACGGTGAAGAACCAGTACATCCCGCAGGGCGTCGACGTCGCGGTGCTGAAGACCCGCGCCGAGATCTCGAAGCCGGCGACCGCGCTGGTCATCGGTGACGCCTACGGCACCAAGGCCCAGGCCGACAAGCTGGTCGTGTCCGGTCCGACGTCGCTCCAGACCACCTGCCAGGGCACTGAGGGCAAGACCGTCAAGGTCGCGGTCGGCGAGCTGAACATCCCGAAGGTCGCCTACGTCGGCGGTGTCTACACCACCAAGAACGGCGCCATCGGCACCGACAAGTCCTACATCAACTTCACCTCGCACGTCGCGGGTGTGAAGGTCGGCAACCTGTCCATCGGCGCGGTCGAGTCCTCGGCCTCGGCGTGGAAGACCAAGGACGGCAAGGCCGGCGTCAGCTCGTCCTCGAGCATCGCCTCGATCAAGGTCGGCAACAAGACGTACCCGGTGAAGACCGGCGAGAACCAGACCCTGGAGATCCCGGGTGTGGCGAAGCTGACCTTCAACCAGGTCATGCGGCAGAAGCGCTACATCTCGGTGAACGCGCTGGTCGTCGACGTCTACAGCCTGAACACCAAGGTCATCGTCGGTCACTCGGCTGCCGGCGTCGTCGGCTGA
- a CDS encoding DsrE family protein → MSRTLVIKLTAGAEEPERANQAFTVAATAVAAGAEVSLWLTGEAVWFAVPGRAEAFELPHAAPLSDLLSTVLEAGQLTVCTQCAKRRNLTQQDLHPGIRVAGAPAFTEEILADNAQAIVY, encoded by the coding sequence ATGTCCCGCACGCTGGTGATCAAGCTGACCGCAGGCGCCGAGGAGCCCGAACGCGCCAACCAGGCCTTCACGGTCGCCGCAACCGCCGTCGCCGCCGGCGCCGAGGTCTCCCTGTGGCTCACCGGCGAGGCCGTCTGGTTCGCGGTCCCGGGTCGCGCGGAGGCGTTCGAACTCCCGCACGCGGCACCGCTGTCCGACCTGCTCTCCACGGTCCTGGAGGCCGGTCAGCTGACCGTCTGCACCCAGTGCGCCAAACGCCGCAACCTCACGCAGCAGGACCTACACCCCGGCATTCGAGTAGCCGGAGCCCCGGCTTTCACCGAAGAAATCCTCGCGGACAACGCCCAAGCCATCGTCTACTAG
- a CDS encoding molybdopterin-dependent oxidoreductase: MKLPAPPTEKSFPSPLHHPRVATVIGRWLGTAVAVCFLTGLYSHFQQDGPAWLQFPSRPASMYRVTQGLHVLSGTVAVPLLLAKLWTVYPKLFAKLNPKALGPTIERLSILVLVSATALELFIGFLNTVQWYPWPFPFRQTHYALAWIIVGALLVHLAVKLPLIRANWRRTPEPTPESLPPDVTGLTRRGLFRTVAGAAALVGITSVGQSAPPLGPVAVLAPRKPNVGPQSLPVNRTAEAAGVTGISADWRLTIVGPRQLSYTLDELRRLPQSRSSLPIACVEGWSQGARWEGVRIRDLLELCGAPAESRVRVVSMEKGGFYATSELPETFAADPLTLLALRLNGSELALDHGFPARIIAPNRPGVLQTKWVQRLEVVG, encoded by the coding sequence ATGAAGCTCCCGGCACCTCCGACGGAGAAGTCGTTCCCGTCGCCGCTGCACCATCCGCGGGTGGCGACCGTCATCGGCCGCTGGCTCGGGACCGCCGTGGCGGTCTGCTTCCTGACCGGGCTGTACAGCCACTTCCAGCAGGACGGCCCCGCCTGGCTGCAGTTCCCCAGCCGCCCGGCGAGCATGTACCGCGTCACGCAAGGCCTGCACGTGCTGAGCGGGACAGTCGCCGTCCCACTCCTCCTCGCCAAACTGTGGACCGTCTATCCGAAGCTGTTCGCCAAGCTGAACCCGAAGGCCCTCGGTCCGACGATCGAGCGCCTGTCGATCCTGGTGCTGGTCTCCGCGACGGCCCTCGAACTGTTCATCGGCTTCCTCAACACCGTGCAGTGGTACCCGTGGCCGTTCCCGTTCCGGCAGACCCACTACGCGCTGGCGTGGATCATAGTCGGCGCACTCCTCGTCCACCTCGCCGTCAAGCTCCCGCTGATCCGCGCCAACTGGCGCCGTACGCCGGAGCCCACTCCCGAGTCGCTGCCACCGGACGTCACCGGCCTCACCCGCCGCGGCCTGTTCCGGACGGTCGCCGGCGCCGCAGCGCTCGTCGGCATCACGTCGGTCGGCCAGTCCGCACCACCGCTCGGCCCTGTCGCCGTCCTCGCACCCCGCAAGCCGAACGTCGGTCCACAGAGCCTGCCGGTGAACCGTACGGCGGAAGCGGCCGGCGTCACCGGGATCAGCGCGGACTGGCGTCTCACGATCGTGGGCCCAAGGCAACTGTCCTACACGCTCGACGAATTGCGGCGACTTCCGCAGAGTCGCTCCAGCCTGCCGATCGCCTGCGTCGAGGGATGGAGTCAGGGAGCGCGGTGGGAGGGCGTACGGATCCGGGATCTGCTCGAGCTCTGCGGTGCTCCGGCGGAGTCGCGGGTGCGGGTGGTGTCGATGGAGAAGGGTGGGTTCTACGCGACCAGTGAACTGCCGGAGACGTTCGCGGCCGATCCGTTGACGTTGCTGGCGTTGCGGCTCAACGGCTCCGAACTAGCGCTCGATCACGGGTTCCCGGCGCGGATCATCGCGCCCAACCGGCCAGGGGTGTTGCAGACCAAGTGGGTTCAGCGACTGGAGGTCGTCGGATGA
- a CDS encoding ATP-binding protein has protein sequence MKHRPWELRRQVLWLQTVTVTVLIAMVWLVMISRSRAQALRDEAASGIPAPSWWELARLDLRSMLGIASLMLGVAIAGNALVTWRVRRATRGVGTQSLARMLDFYEGVLHAAREGLILLDTDGRVQLANDEALTLLGLREVVPGTPLEELKLGAPLAELLATGRTAYDELHLGAQGVVVVNQQPSGRGRIVTLRDHTQLQRLLGELDAVRSLAESLQAQNHEASNRLHTVVSLIEIGKPERAREFAVSELQFAQAMTDRVVGTVGDPVLASLLLAKLSQAQERGVVLTLDLGTEALSTRLPAQDLVTVVGNLLDNAIEAARGGPAPRKVEFRASTTADAVDLVVTNTGAELGSAELAHMFERGWSTKAEPGHGLGLVLVRSTVERWQGSLMVDPDSELDEVPALTVRARLPRAVSTSA, from the coding sequence ATGAAGCATCGGCCGTGGGAGCTGCGCCGCCAGGTTCTCTGGTTGCAGACCGTCACGGTCACGGTACTGATCGCGATGGTCTGGCTGGTGATGATCAGCCGGTCGCGCGCGCAGGCGCTGCGCGACGAGGCCGCGAGCGGGATCCCGGCGCCGAGCTGGTGGGAGCTCGCCCGGCTGGACCTGCGGTCGATGCTCGGCATCGCGAGCCTGATGCTCGGGGTCGCGATCGCCGGCAATGCGCTCGTCACCTGGCGGGTACGGCGGGCCACCCGCGGCGTCGGCACCCAGTCGCTGGCCCGGATGCTCGACTTCTACGAAGGCGTCCTGCACGCGGCACGCGAGGGCCTGATCCTGCTCGACACCGACGGCCGCGTCCAGCTCGCGAACGACGAGGCGTTGACCCTGCTCGGGCTCCGCGAGGTCGTACCCGGTACGCCGCTGGAGGAGCTGAAGCTCGGCGCCCCACTCGCGGAGCTCCTCGCGACCGGCCGGACGGCGTACGACGAACTCCACCTGGGCGCGCAGGGTGTCGTCGTCGTGAACCAGCAGCCGTCCGGGCGCGGGCGGATCGTCACGCTGCGGGACCACACGCAGCTGCAGCGGTTGCTCGGTGAGCTGGACGCCGTCCGGAGCCTCGCGGAATCGTTGCAGGCGCAGAACCACGAGGCGTCGAACCGGCTGCACACCGTCGTCAGCCTGATCGAGATCGGGAAACCGGAACGGGCCCGGGAGTTCGCGGTGTCCGAGCTGCAGTTCGCACAGGCGATGACCGACCGCGTCGTCGGCACGGTCGGCGACCCGGTGCTCGCATCGTTGCTGTTGGCGAAGTTGTCGCAAGCGCAGGAGCGCGGCGTCGTCCTCACGCTCGACCTCGGCACCGAGGCGCTGAGCACCCGGCTCCCGGCGCAGGACCTGGTCACCGTCGTCGGAAACCTGCTGGACAACGCGATCGAGGCCGCGCGCGGCGGTCCAGCGCCGCGGAAGGTCGAGTTCAGGGCGTCGACGACCGCGGACGCCGTCGACCTGGTCGTCACGAACACCGGCGCCGAGTTGGGGTCGGCGGAGCTGGCGCACATGTTCGAGCGCGGGTGGTCGACGAAGGCCGAGCCGGGACACGGGCTGGGGCTCGTGCTGGTGCGGAGTACGGTCGAACGGTGGCAGGGTTCGCTCATGGTGGATCCGGATTCCGAGCTGGACGAGGTACCCGCGCTGACCGTGCGGGCGCGGCTGCCGCGGGCGGTGAGCACGAGTGCCTGA
- a CDS encoding response regulator yields the protein MPDLRVLVVEDDPVAAEAHRTYVERLPGFTCVGIAGTAGRALQVLTRGEVDVVLLDMHLPDGHGLDVVRRMRAVGNQTDVVAVTSAREVAAVQAAARIGVVQYVLKPFAFETLRDRLTAYARQRRAASLGEVVADQDEVDRLLHPATVSSVPKGLAGAVLDRVVQLLADREGWTAEEVATSLGTSRITARRYLEHLADQGQALRTQRYDGRSGRPKVEYSWVAES from the coding sequence GTGCCTGACCTGCGGGTCCTCGTCGTCGAGGACGATCCCGTCGCGGCGGAGGCGCACCGCACGTACGTCGAGCGGCTGCCCGGGTTCACGTGCGTCGGGATCGCCGGTACGGCGGGGCGCGCGCTGCAGGTGCTGACGCGCGGCGAGGTGGACGTCGTACTGCTCGACATGCACCTGCCGGACGGGCACGGGTTGGATGTCGTCCGGCGGATGCGCGCCGTCGGCAACCAAACCGACGTGGTTGCGGTGACGTCGGCGCGGGAGGTCGCGGCGGTGCAGGCGGCGGCGCGGATCGGCGTTGTGCAGTACGTGCTGAAGCCGTTCGCGTTCGAGACGTTGCGGGACCGGCTGACCGCGTACGCGCGGCAGCGCCGGGCCGCGTCGCTGGGTGAGGTCGTCGCGGACCAGGACGAGGTCGACCGACTGTTGCACCCAGCAACTGTTTCGTCGGTTCCGAAGGGGCTGGCGGGCGCGGTGCTGGATCGGGTCGTTCAGTTGCTCGCGGACCGCGAAGGGTGGACCGCGGAGGAGGTCGCGACGTCGTTGGGTACGTCGCGGATCACGGCGCGCCGGTACCTCGAACACCTCGCCGACCAGGGCCAGGCCTTGCGGACGCAGCGGTACGACGGACGCAGCGGGCGGCCGAAGGTCGAGTACTCGTGGGTGGCGGAGAGCTAG
- a CDS encoding RDD family protein, translating into MSSQAAGWYDDPEDPSQQRYWDGSAWTDQRRPQQGPPPFQGQFGQPRPADVPRYGQAAQHGQVYGATQPGQPQYGQNQPQYGQSQPQYGQQAPPQYGQRIHPEPPQYGQRVPGYAPPQQQGGYQPHPQGFGYAGQRAKASPDGRPLSGWWRRVFAKIIDGLIVWIIGLPLTGYFYYQYSQSVVDYFVDTMRAAEAGTPASTATLPPEVYKWMIPAALIGFAVSFAYEYLFLTKKGATLGKMAVGIRVHYVPPVLTPGTEIPATPPGAAVAKRYGLQILFSLAGLIPYLGTLASFGALLDYLWPLWDDKNQALHDKVASTYVIRA; encoded by the coding sequence GTGAGCTCTCAAGCAGCAGGTTGGTACGACGACCCCGAGGACCCGTCGCAGCAGCGGTACTGGGACGGCAGTGCCTGGACGGATCAGCGTCGCCCGCAGCAGGGCCCGCCGCCGTTCCAGGGGCAGTTCGGCCAGCCGCGGCCGGCTGACGTCCCGAGGTACGGACAAGCCGCGCAGCACGGCCAGGTGTACGGCGCGACGCAGCCGGGCCAACCGCAGTACGGCCAGAACCAGCCGCAGTACGGCCAGAGCCAGCCGCAGTACGGGCAGCAGGCACCGCCGCAGTACGGGCAGCGCATCCACCCCGAGCCGCCGCAGTACGGACAGCGCGTCCCCGGCTACGCACCTCCCCAGCAGCAGGGCGGCTACCAGCCGCACCCTCAGGGCTTCGGGTACGCCGGCCAGCGGGCGAAGGCCTCACCGGACGGCAGGCCGCTCTCCGGCTGGTGGCGCCGGGTGTTCGCGAAGATCATCGACGGCCTGATCGTCTGGATCATCGGACTGCCGCTGACCGGCTACTTCTACTACCAGTACTCGCAGTCGGTGGTGGACTACTTCGTCGACACCATGCGCGCCGCGGAGGCCGGGACGCCGGCGTCGACCGCCACGCTGCCGCCCGAGGTCTACAAGTGGATGATCCCGGCCGCCCTGATCGGTTTCGCGGTGTCGTTCGCGTACGAGTACCTCTTCCTCACGAAGAAGGGCGCGACGCTGGGCAAGATGGCGGTCGGCATCCGCGTCCACTACGTCCCGCCGGTCCTGACGCCCGGCACCGAGATCCCCGCGACGCCGCCCGGGGCCGCGGTGGCCAAGCGCTACGGCCTGCAGATCCTGTTCAGCCTCGCCGGGCTGATCCCGTACCTGGGCACGCTGGCCAGCTTCGGCGCGCTGCTCGACTACCTGTGGCCGCTGTGGGACGACAAGAACCAGGCGCTGCACGACAAGGTCGCCTCGACGTACGTGATCCGCGCCTGA
- a CDS encoding FABP family protein yields the protein MAFEIPQDLHPDLMPLAWLLGRWEGRGHGDYPTIEKFEFGQQIDFTHNGKPYLHYVSQTFVVGEDGTKERPLAVETGFWRPQPDNKVELILAHPTGIAEIWYGDIDGAKIELRTDVVARTVTAKEVTAGHRLYGLVNGELLWAYDMAAEGQALQPHLWATLVRAN from the coding sequence ATGGCGTTCGAGATCCCGCAGGACCTGCACCCGGACCTGATGCCGCTCGCGTGGCTGCTCGGTCGCTGGGAGGGCCGCGGGCACGGCGACTACCCGACGATCGAGAAGTTCGAGTTCGGGCAGCAGATCGACTTCACCCACAACGGCAAGCCGTACCTGCACTACGTCAGCCAGACGTTCGTGGTCGGCGAGGACGGCACCAAGGAGCGCCCGCTGGCCGTCGAGACCGGCTTCTGGCGTCCGCAGCCGGACAACAAGGTGGAGCTGATCCTGGCGCACCCGACCGGCATCGCCGAGATCTGGTACGGCGACATCGACGGCGCCAAGATCGAGCTCCGGACGGATGTCGTCGCCCGCACCGTGACCGCCAAGGAAGTCACCGCCGGCCACCGCCTCTACGGCCTCGTGAACGGCGAACTGCTCTGGGCCTACGACATGGCCGCCGAAGGTCAGGCCCTCCAGCCCCACCTCTGGGCGACCCTCGTCCGCGCCAACTAG
- a CDS encoding 3-keto-5-aminohexanoate cleavage protein: MASTLITVAPTGAETAKADCPALPTTLDELVETAKRCEAAGAAMIHIHIRDGEHRPTLDLGRLTDTVAAVRENTALVVQLSTGGAVTDPYEDRLRVLDAAPDSCSLTMGTVNFGDDVFMNPWPFVTQLYQLTQEREVVPEFELFDLGHVAALHRLLDKYGLPYGGRVHCDLVMGVPGGMPGTADALVAAVNALPDAVTSWSATGIGRTSLTVALAALSKGGNLRVGMEDTLTLAKGQPVTHNAELVERAAALATLAQRPPMSPDEARELLNVKR, encoded by the coding sequence ATGGCGTCGACTCTGATCACTGTTGCTCCCACCGGTGCCGAGACCGCGAAGGCGGACTGCCCGGCGCTGCCGACCACGCTCGACGAGCTGGTCGAGACGGCGAAGCGCTGCGAGGCCGCGGGGGCGGCGATGATCCACATCCACATCCGGGACGGCGAGCACCGGCCGACGCTGGACCTGGGACGGCTGACCGACACGGTCGCGGCGGTGCGGGAGAACACCGCGCTGGTCGTTCAGCTCTCCACGGGCGGTGCCGTCACGGATCCGTACGAGGACCGGCTGCGCGTGCTGGATGCCGCACCGGACTCGTGCTCGCTGACGATGGGCACGGTCAACTTCGGCGACGACGTGTTCATGAATCCGTGGCCGTTCGTCACGCAGCTCTACCAGCTCACGCAGGAGCGGGAGGTCGTTCCGGAGTTCGAGCTGTTCGATCTCGGCCACGTCGCCGCGCTGCACCGGCTGCTGGACAAGTACGGCCTGCCGTACGGCGGCCGCGTGCACTGCGACCTGGTGATGGGCGTCCCCGGCGGCATGCCCGGTACGGCGGACGCGCTCGTCGCGGCCGTCAACGCGCTGCCGGACGCCGTCACGTCCTGGTCCGCCACGGGTATCGGCCGTACGTCGTTGACGGTCGCGCTGGCGGCGCTGTCGAAGGGCGGCAACCTGCGCGTCGGGATGGAGGACACGCTGACGCTGGCGAAGGGACAGCCGGTCACGCACAACGCCGAGCTCGTCGAGCGCGCGGCCGCGCTGGCGACGCTGGCTCAGCGCCCGCCGATGTCTCCCGACGAGGCCCGCGAGCTGTTGAACGTGAAGCGCTGA
- a CDS encoding sulfurtransferase translates to MSRESALVSADWVEEHKNDDGVVLIEVDEDVSAYDAGHIAGAIKLDWKDDLQDPVRRDFVNKEQFEALLSERGVKNDDTVVLYGGNNNWFAAYAYWYFKLYGHGDVRLLDGGRKRWELDSRELTDEVVKRDTTEYKAKDPDLTIRAFRDEVNEAIGVKNLVDVRSPDEYAGRLLAPAHLPQEQAQRAGHIPTAANIPWSKAANDDGTFRADDELKQLYADAGVDFGKDTIAYCRIGERSAHTWFVLHEILGQQNVKNYDGSWTEWGSLVGVPVALGDEPGKA, encoded by the coding sequence ATGAGCAGGGAATCCGCGCTCGTCTCGGCCGACTGGGTCGAGGAGCACAAGAACGACGACGGCGTTGTCCTGATCGAGGTCGACGAAGACGTCTCGGCGTACGACGCCGGCCACATCGCCGGCGCGATCAAGCTGGACTGGAAGGACGACCTGCAGGACCCGGTCCGCCGGGACTTCGTCAACAAGGAGCAGTTCGAGGCGCTGCTGTCCGAGCGCGGCGTCAAGAACGACGACACGGTCGTGCTGTACGGCGGCAACAACAACTGGTTCGCGGCGTACGCGTACTGGTACTTCAAGCTCTACGGCCACGGCGACGTCCGGCTGCTCGACGGCGGCCGCAAGCGCTGGGAGCTGGACAGCCGCGAGCTGACCGACGAGGTCGTGAAGCGCGACACCACCGAGTACAAGGCCAAGGACCCGGACCTGACCATCCGCGCGTTCCGCGACGAGGTCAACGAGGCCATCGGCGTGAAGAACCTGGTCGACGTCCGGAGCCCCGACGAGTACGCCGGCCGGCTGCTCGCCCCGGCGCACCTCCCGCAGGAGCAGGCGCAGCGCGCGGGCCACATCCCGACCGCGGCGAACATCCCGTGGAGCAAGGCGGCCAACGACGACGGCACGTTCCGCGCCGACGACGAGCTGAAGCAGCTGTACGCCGACGCCGGCGTCGACTTCGGCAAGGACACCATCGCGTACTGCCGGATCGGCGAGCGCTCGGCGCACACCTGGTTCGTGCTGCACGAGATCCTCGGCCAGCAGAACGTGAAGAACTACGACGGATCCTGGACCGAGTGGGGCTCGCTGGTCGGCGTACCCGTTGCCCTCGGCGACGAGCCCGGAAAGGCCTGA
- a CDS encoding DUF1416 domain-containing protein, translating into MCGAKKGGLDLKGVDVDKEAVIQGQVLRGEEPVGGAYVRLLDSSGEFTAEVPTSATGHFRFFAAPGSWTLRTLAPKADPVDRQVVAQYGEVAEVAVTV; encoded by the coding sequence ATGTGCGGAGCGAAGAAGGGCGGCCTCGACCTCAAGGGCGTCGACGTCGACAAGGAGGCCGTGATCCAGGGCCAGGTGCTGCGCGGCGAGGAGCCGGTCGGCGGCGCGTACGTGCGGCTGCTGGACTCCTCCGGTGAGTTCACCGCCGAGGTGCCGACCTCGGCGACCGGGCACTTCCGGTTCTTCGCGGCGCCGGGCAGCTGGACGCTGCGCACGCTGGCGCCGAAGGCCGACCCGGTCGACCGCCAGGTGGTCGCGCAGTACGGCGAGGTCGCGGAAGTGGCCGTCACCGTCTGA
- a CDS encoding DUF4395 domain-containing protein, with amino-acid sequence MSEQQTAAKVDPRGLRFAAGVTTVVLALTLVLNNPWPLAVQAAVFAISVAFGVGASPYGLLFKRLVRPRLGAPKELEDAVPPRFAQLVGLVFAVAGLIGYLTGATVLGVVATGFALVAAFVNAAVGLCLGCEAYLLIHRIRTPSMSLTQLPTEKRQHT; translated from the coding sequence ATGTCCGAACAACAGACGGCAGCCAAGGTCGATCCGCGGGGTCTCCGGTTCGCGGCCGGTGTCACCACGGTCGTCCTGGCGCTGACGCTCGTCCTGAACAACCCCTGGCCGCTCGCGGTGCAGGCCGCGGTGTTCGCGATCTCGGTCGCGTTCGGCGTGGGCGCGTCGCCGTACGGGCTGCTGTTCAAGCGGCTGGTCCGGCCCCGGCTGGGCGCGCCGAAGGAGCTGGAGGACGCGGTGCCGCCGCGGTTCGCCCAGCTGGTCGGCCTGGTCTTCGCGGTCGCCGGTCTGATCGGGTACCTGACCGGCGCCACCGTGCTCGGAGTGGTCGCCACCGGATTCGCCCTGGTGGCCGCGTTCGTGAACGCGGCCGTCGGGCTCTGCCTCGGCTGCGAGGCCTATCTGCTGATCCACCGCATTCGTACGCCATCCATGTCACTCACACAGCTACCAACTGAGAAGAGGCAGCACACATGA